One genomic segment of Sebastes fasciatus isolate fSebFas1 chromosome 17, fSebFas1.pri, whole genome shotgun sequence includes these proteins:
- the slc44a4 gene encoding choline transporter-like protein 4, which translates to MGKKQETNPDSEYGEPAQFDPTFDGPMKKRGCTDIICCILFMAVILGYIAVGVLAWLFGDPRHVLYPRNSTGWFCGIGPNEGRPNLFYFDLLKCATSVNIMASSLNGFQCPTTQVCVENCPTQFGAVGILDYRPNVKPADVFNQSLCVPSIDLANTPLSVKEIVDKELCPFFYIPTISALGRCFPDITALERIPEAFTNIPGLPSSVNDTVDQIKNGTGDILNGFSAREIGVRIFEDFASSWPWILLGLVIAMVVSMLFLLLLRFTAPVMVWVLIVGILVAGAYGIWHCYWEYDNFKRASASISDIGFTTNFKVYLEVQETWLAFLIIISVVEAIILLTLIFLRTRILIAIALIQESSKAISHMMSSLLYPLVTFVLILVCVAYWGATALYLATSGGPVYKVVALNSTLNDCKTINGTVDCDPQNFNSSDYSGCPSASCIFIKYNDEGVFQRNLFNLQIYNVVAFLWCVNFVIALGQCTLAGAFASYYWAFTKPDDIPTFPLSASFTRSLRYHVGSLAFGALILTLVQIARMILEYIDHKTRAAQNPCARFILCCMKCCLWCLEKFIKFLNRNAYIMIAIYGKNFCVSAKNAFKLLMRNVVRVVVLDKVTDLLLFFGKLLVVAGVGVLSFFFFSGRILLPGNTFRTETLNYYWMPIITVVFGSYLIAHGFFSVYNMCVDTLFLCFLEDLERNDGSLQKPYFMSKNLMKILNKSNKAPKKVKGKD; encoded by the exons CTTGGCTCTTCGGAGATCCACGACATGTTCTTTATCCAAGAAACTCAACTGGATGGTTCTGTGGCATCGGACCAAATGA AGGCCGACCCAACCTGTTCTACTTCGACCTTCTCAAATGTGCCACGTCTGTCAACATCATGGCATCTTCTCTTAATGGTTTTCAGTGTCCAACCACACAG GTGTGCGTAGAAAACTGTCCCACTCAGTTTGGGGCTGTGGGAATACTGGATTATCGTCCAAATGTAAAGCCGGCAGATGTTTTCAATCAGAGCCTCTGTGTGCCATCCATAGACCTGGCAAATACTCCGCTG aGTGTTAAAGAAATTGTGGACAAGGAGCTGTGTCCTTTCTTCTACATACCAACGATCTCTG CGCTGGGGAGATGTTTTCCCGATATCACAGCACTGGAGAGGATCCCTGAAGCCTTTACCAATATTCCAGGTTTACCCTCTTCCGTCAATGACACAGTCGACCAAATCAAGAACGGCACAGG GGACATTCTGAATGGCTTCAGTGCCAGAGAGATTGGCGTCCGCATCTTTGAGGATTTTGCGTCGTCATGGCCGTGGATCCTCCT TGGTCTGGTAATAGCCATGGTGGTCAGTATGCTGTTCCTGTTGCTGTTGAGATTCACTGCTCCAGTGATGGTGTGGGTGCTCATCGTAGGAATCCTGGTCGCTGGGGCATATG GTATATGGCACTGCTACTGGGAATATGATAACTTCAAGCGAGCCTCTGCTAGCATCTCTGACATCGGTTTCACCACCAACTTCAAGGTTTACCTGGAAGTCCAAGAGACCTGGCTGGCGTTCT TGATAATCATATCTGTGGTGGAGGCGATCATTCTCCTGACCCTCATCTTCCTCCGGACCAGAATCCTCATAGCCATCGCCCTCATCCAGGAGTCCAGCAA AGCAATCAGTCACATGATGTCCTCTCTGCTGTACCCTCTGGTCACCTTTGTTCTCATACTGGTGTGTGTAGCTTACTGGGGTGCCACTGCTTT ATATCTGGCCACTTCAGGAGGCCCAGTCTACAAAGTGGTGGCTCTAAACTCCACTTTGAACGACTGTAAGACTATCAATGGCACTGTGGACTGTGACCCTCAG AACTTCAACTCGTCAGATTACTCAGGCTGCCCCTCGGCCAGCTGCATCTTCATCAAATACAATGACGAGGGTGTCTTCCAGAGGAACCTCTTCAACCTGCAGATCTACAACGTGGTGGCTTTTCTCTGGTGTGTCAACTTCGTCATCGCCTTGGGGCAGTGCACCCTGGCAGGGGCATTTGCCTCCTACTACTGGGCCTTCACCAAACCAGATGACATCCCCACGTTTCCCCTGTCGGCTAGCTTTACACGCTCACTCAG GTACCATGTGGGCTCTTTGGCATTTGGTGCTTTGATCCTGACCCTGGTGCAGATAGCGAGGATGATTCTGGAGTACATCGACCACAAAACAAGAG CGGCGCAGAATCCATGTGCACGTTTCATACTGTGCTGCATGAAGTGCTGCCTCTGGTGTCTGGAGAAGTTCATCAAGTTCCTCAACAGGAACGCGTACATCATG ATCGCCATTTATGGGAAAAACTTCTGCGTCTCGGCCAAAAATGCTTTCAAGCTGCTCATGAGAAATGTAGTGAG GGTCGTGGTGCTTGATAAAGTGACAGACCTGCTGTTGTTCTTTGGGAAGCTCTTGGTGGTCGCAGGAGTGG GCGTgttgtccttcttcttcttctctgggcGAATATTGCTACCAGGCAACACCTTCCGCACTGAAACCCTCAACTACTACTGGATGCCGATTATT acgGTGGTGTTTGGTAGCTACCTCATAGCTCACGGATTCTTCAGTGTGTACAACATGTGTGTCGATACACTCTTCCTCTGCTTCT TGGAAGACTTGGAGCGTAACGACGGATCTCTACAGAAGCCGTACTTTATGTCCAAAAACCTCATGAAGATCCTCAACAAATCCAACAAAGCTCCAAAAAAGGTTAAAGGGAAAGACTGA